The sequence GATGTGTTACAGAATCTGTTTTCCTTGGTATCTCTTGCTTAATAATGTTTTTTAAGGTTTGCAGCTAAAAACCAGCCAAGAGGCAGAATTATTTGAGCTTCAGTTTCTGTTAATGGGAGCTTGGAGGAGAAAAGAGAAGACATTCATCTTATAGAGTTACTTGGGTTAAGCATagtaatagctattttttagatgcATATATCATCTGTCAGATGCGTATTGTCTAGTTGATgtagttattttgaacatcaagtGTTTTTGGAAAGGTCTACCAGAGCTTGGACTTACACGTATGGATAGGCAGGGCAAGAGTGGTTTTTTCTCAAACGGGCCACACCCTGCCACTCCAAAAATGAACGACAGATTTGTCCCTATCATTATGCTGGTATTACTTTCATGTTAATGATCCACAAATTTATCCACCCTGCATGGCATTGGCATTTTTCTGCTATGCAATTCCCTATCCTTCTTTTTAGTATGATTTCAGAAACCGTAACTTTTGTGCTTAAAATATAGTTTATACATGCTCTTCTAATTCTGCAGAACAGCACTGTTTTAGCTAGACGTTTGCTGAACAAAGAGTTGGACCCAACGGAAATCTTGTTCATGTCTCCCAATGAgctaaaggttttttttttttttttttgtcttttccaAACAGTTGTTTCTAAATAATTTTTGTTGTAAATGTTTCATGTGATGCATACTGCTTTTGGTCGTTAATGTTGTGCATGTATGTAATGTCTGTTTATTGAATGCTGCTTGAGCATTTCAGGATGGTTTGACTGCAGAAAAAAAGGCACCAACGAGACCTGAAGCGTCAAAACACTTGCAGGTAAAACTTTCttataattttcttcttctttggcatacAAAATTATTCGAGAGAGACTCAGGATATGAAATTAATCCACATTAAAAGATTAGACAACTAGTGTGACAAAAGATTTCCAGTTCAAGTGAAGTTTTAGGCACAGTTGGATGTATAAAAATTATCCTCGGGCCATTAGTTCGTAAAGAACTGATCGTCTCACCTTTTAAGCTGTTTTTACTTTGTTCGGCCTCTCAGATGACTGATGCTCGATGTTCGCGGTGCACCGAGAAAAAAGTAGGTGTTGTGGACATTATACACGCTGGTGGCCATGGGGACCGATATCTGGTCAGTGACCGTATACTAGTTATTCGTTGGTTTTTTCCTTCACTTTTGCTCTATGCTTTTTTTGCTTCTGACGGGATGAAACAAAAGTGGATCTGGCAATCTTTTTGATCCAAAATGAAGCTTACATTCTTGAATTATTTGCTTTTTAGATGCAAATTTAGGGTCAATTTTCAGTTGATTTCTGTATTCATTATCGATTTAAgaatgcatatacatatacatatttatttttcGCCGGGGACCTGTAATTAGATCCAAAAGCACCATTCTTTTGTTGCTTTAATCTCCCTATTTTAAAATGAATCAGCTGGAGTGCACTGCCTGCGGTTACACAAGGTATGCATCCCGAGACGTCATCTCATCTCCGACGATCGACGGCTGACGATCTCGATGCCCCAAGCGTTGCTGGAAATGTGGGTGCTGCTCCTTGAGCCCACCCCGCGAGAATCTGAGAAGCTGGCCACCGTTCTCTTTCAGAATTCAACTGCAGCTTACGTGCCCGTTCTTGGAACCCACGGATCAAGGGCCGAAGATGGCTGGTTCCGCCTCTGCAGGTAACCGAACATGACTAGACTCTAGGCACTCCGGTAGGTATCGCCTCTGCagttggcttttttttttttcttttttttttttgtagggtAAAAGTCATATCGACAGTTTCTTCCCTTAGAATGGATCACTTTTTTTGTAAATGACCGTATGCGGGTGCCGTGGCACCTATGAAATCTTCTTCATAGTGATTTCTACGGTTGGTCAAAGGTCAACCGAGTTTACTTCCAACGTAATTAAGGGAGTCTATGATAGCTCAGTACATGGGCTTAGTTAACATGGGAAGGGAAGGTCGACTAATTGTGTCGCTTTTTAGCGGGTAATatacttatattatattattcttcGACAAGAAAGCAACGTTCTCTACTAAAGCTTGGATCTGATGACGAGTTTTCGGGACGGAATTCTGGCGACAAGGAATTCTGGCGACAAGTCTAGGATTCTCGACGATGGCTTGGAGAGCCCCTTCCTCACCCGCCCAAGTAAGTAAGCTTTCAGGAAGACGATGACAATTTCCTCATGGCGTCCTCGGGAATATCCAAGAGCTAGCGAGAAGGCCGTATGGCCACCTCGGCTGTGCCCTGCCCGAGGCGAGCTGCAGAACGCCACTGCGGAGCAAGGATCGGAGGCCTCTCCGTAACCAGTCGACAACCGTGGCTGCTGTGCTGACGTCTTCCTCTATCGCCGATGGCAAGACGGTGGTGGGTATACATCTAACATATGAAACCATTGTTCTCGTCATCATCATGTGGTGGCTAATTAAGAAAGAAGCACTTGAAGCCGCTGGCGGTAGGCAGAGCTCAGTAGCGAGAAACCATGGACGAGGAGATTAGTTCTCCCGAGTTTCCCTTGTCatttcacctcacctcacctcgtcAATCAAATCCCTTCAATCCTCGTCAGTCGAAATAATGCACGAAAGGCGCACATCCCCCTGAACATAGTGTTGTGTCAAATCTCTTGGAGTCAACTATATGCCGATGCTAAGATTCGTTGACAGGAATCAACGTTGGatccaaaaatttgcttccagTCTCCTCAACACAGCGGGCGATCAATCTATAACACCATCATTTCTTAGGTTATTAACTATAAAACGTGTAGCACAGTTCAATTTTCTTCCAACAATGTAATAAGCATCATAATTAAAATTCTCATTTAATATTGTGGTTGGATCCTAAGCAGCACTTTCACGGATGATCACAAGAAAGAGTACAGGTCTGTGTCCTACGGATTCTAgtataaaatcttttttttttttttcagattttctAAGACTAACAaggttatatatttttttggctAATTACGTATTATTCTCTATACTTGGATCATATTAGCATCGTAATCTttgtacttaaaaattttatattagaatatcttagttttaaaaataaaataaataatcatatTTGTCCTAACGTCGTCACCTCAATTAATGAAAGATACAACACATAATACCGTATATGGATTAATATAAAAATGATGGATAAAAAAATTGAAACAATTGGGGGTGTTGAAATTACTTTTTTTACGATAAAATTTCTGAAAACAaaagagatattaaaattatctttttgtttattacttTTGTATCGACGTATTATGTTTTCAATCGATGCAACTgacaaataagattatttattttatttttcagatttatagatattcaaatataaattttttaagtacaaaAATTATAATGTTGATAGGAACAAAGTAtatgggataatatgtaattaactttAGTTTTATACAAATTGATGAGATAGATGTAAAACATGAAGAGGCTTAGCATAATTGGCTTGCAAAACCATGAAACCAGAATCACCTTATGAGCTGTTCAGAATTTTGATCAATAATAAACGAATCCCAAACCTAATCTTTGCAAACGCCAATATTATGTTGATTATTGTGTGTTGCAAGCAAAACGTGGGAAAAGAAAAGGTATCTTCCAACAAGCGAGAGAGAAAGAATAGAATTCTTTTGCATGGAAAACAGAAAAAGTCAAGAAAGAATCCATTTTTCACTGCAAGGAAAaccaattttttaatgaaatcaaaacaATATAATTAGCAAATCGAATTTTAGACAAAATTAAGAGTCAATAACATTTAAAATATAGGTTTTCAACCATGCAAATTCATAAAATCTAAACCCAAAAGGATCTAAAGAAAAAAACACATCAGATAAATAGATTATGATGGGAAATCTTGAACCCATTTACTTAGGACGACAAATTTGGCTCAACAATGTAAAAACCGATTATACATACTTGGTTTCTACATTCCTAAAAATCATATCCGCCATTCAAATGATCTTTATATAATTGTAAGATCTCAAACTTTTGTTTCTTGATAGATTATTATTGCGAaatggaaacaaaaaaaaaaaggagaaaaatatggTGCACTCTTTCGATGGCAACGCGGCTTTAAGAGGATATTGGCCCACAATTATCAGTGAGGAGATGCCTCCGTCAATTATTAGCAATAATGTGGACCAGTTTGGAAGGAACAAAGAACAAAGATAATAAGATATATCTGATCCCACTACTAACCTTTAGATATGATTCTATCAATATTACAAAGCAAAAAAAGTTAAAAGTGGTGATGTACTTACTAATCACTAAGCACTATTATGCTAATCATCAAGTTGAATTATTGCatatttcaaacaaaataaaaaaaactatgttaaggaagaaaaaaaaaggtaatgAACAAAAGATGTTATTGTCATTATTTAAATTATAGGAGAATCCATTATTATATAGTTCAGAAATTAGTTTTATGGAATAAATTGAATCCATGATTAGTTCCATGAAATTATGATTTTGTGCACCATCAAAGAAAATTAATGTACTAAAAGGAGCAGTATATTATCTCAAATCCATTCTGCCGAAGAGTAACTGAGATGCCTTATccaataaattaaatattaatatggTGATAAATCAAACCAATTGTTGAGTTAGAAACGAGCTTAAAATGTAATccgataattttttatatttgacgATATGGTATATATATCACCACTCATTTATTTCAGGTTAGAGAGAATAAAATCTCATCTAATAAACGCCAATGCCTTAAATGTTTGTTTAGCGATGATATACTAAGGGTTTGAAATTTCATCcgtaatttttttttcaagatttcatcaattttaaataataaaaatatttatttttaatggtaaataaaattttattctcTTCAATTACCTTtgagagaacaaaaaaaaaaaaaaaaaaaaaaggtagggGGAGAACATTTATGGTAGGCCAAAGTTATCATAAACAGTACTTTTAACTCAACCTTAAAAGGAGCAACAGAGATTTGATTTATGTATTGATTAGAAACCATCCGAGATCATATCATTCCGAAAGCAAATGATTGGTCTTCGCATAAAAATGACAGCAGTGGTTGAGATGTTAGTCAAGCATCATATTCTTGGCAAAGGAGTAGGCAATAtgaacctttttcttttcttattactattGTTCTTCTTCTCCTTATTCTTGTAAGCCTGAAAGTGACCTCCACAAGCCCTAATGTAGTATCTGACAGCAAACAATGCAGCATTAAATTAATCATCCTCTCCAGTTCATGGAGAACTGGATTCCTTCGGCTCTTGCATCTCGACCGTTCCTTGATCCTCATCCTGCATCACGATCGTTGAGGTGTGCGACGTTATAGATTCTTTGGACGGGTGAGATATTAGTTTCGCCGGTAGCTGACGCACGGCACGTGCATCACACTGATGTGTTATCCACCACGAAGGAATCGGATTACGCCGACAACCCCCGCGAGGACACCTTACAGCTGTTGAACATATTCCTCGAGCAGCTGTCTTCGTGCCCTTTTGATGGCCGGAACGGCAATACCCGTCTTTTAATTAGAAGCAGAGCGGGACCCACAAATGATACCTTGTTTTTCGCCAATAGCGGGGCAGGTAAGTTTTGACGTAAGAGAACAATTGCAAGGAGCGACGCCGGCATCTGACACCACCAAAAGAACGGACGGATGGGCGTCAACAGAGCACGGACGGCAGGATATGATCCTGCAGACGAGCTTCTGTGGACACTCCTGCGGAAGAATCGCCGCCTCCTTTGATCCCACAGCCACTGCATATATAATACGACCACCTTCCTCTGCAATCTCGGGTGCAGTTTGTGACAcgaatcagagagagagagagtgagagatgaAAAACGAGGTACAGTTGACTCTGGCGGCGGCGGAGAAGGTGGAGAGTTCGACGGAGGTGGCCCTCGTGGAGAGTAAGAACTCTGCTTTAGTCGTTGTGGTATTCTTGTCTGTGTAATTGGGTCTTGCAATGGTCCTCTTCTTATGACTTTTCACTGTTCTTCGTGGCTTGGCGGAGTTCAGAGTCTCCTTCACACCAGAAAAGCTCGAGGAAGCCTTCGGATAGAGGTGAGAATCGAATGACACGTTAAAAATGCAGTTCCTTTTGTCTACATATAATGAATGATGAGAAGAAGCTTGTGGTTGCATCTCAAGATCTTGAACTGGCACGGGTTGAGTCTGAAAAGAATCTGTCCTTCATCAAGGCATGGGAGGACAGCGAAAAGACCAAAGCTGATAACAAGTAAGATACCGGTCCTACACAGAATGCCTTCCTCTTCTACTTGTTCGTTGGATATCTTATTTCTTACATCTCTCGGGAGATTTGCTTCCTTCTCGTAGGGTTAAGTTTGGGAAAGTACATTAAATGGGCAGTTGTATACCAGCAACCGAGACATGcatccatcatatatatatatatgtattcaccCTAGACGCTTCACTTATGTGAGAAAGATGCTAACTGAAGAAACCCAATTAGCAGTTGCGCTGCAAGTCCACCATAAAACATGGAACCAATCATCTAGCTTTAaacaacagttcggaacatattcaATTCACACACAAAATCTACATGAATGCTCTGCAGTCCATCTAAGTTTTCTGATGGCTATTCTCATGTTCTATGGCTtggcttgcttgtttctgaaataaCACATACATGTAAATATCATCATAGTCAAAAGCTGGGTCACTTAAAAAAAAGGTCACCTGCTGTTATTATAGACTCTTCGAAAGTCTCTCCGTCTTATCTATCTTTGGTTAATCGACATCATTGGAATGTCGAAACAGAGCTCAAAAGAAGAAGTCATCTATCACTTCATGGGAGAACTCGAAGAAGGCATCTCTGCAATCACAGCTGCAAAAGATCGAGGTACATCTCCTTTCCTTGGTGTTTTGAGTATTTGACTCGGTACTCGCCCTGCATCTCCAACTCGGGATCGCTTCAACTCGAGCAAGTGTTGAGCACCAGCTATGCTGTTACTCTTCGTCTTCCCGATACTGACAAGCTTAAGTTGCCTGTGACAATTGATTCAAAATGTGTGAGCAGCAAAATCTTGAGAACAAGAAGGCAGAAACGAAGGAGAAAATAAAGAACAAGATCGCCATGGTCCACAAAGCAGCAGAAGAGAAGCGAGCGATGGTGGAGGCGAAGCGTGGGGAAGAGCTCCTCAAGGTGGAAGAAGCCGCTGCCAAGTATCGTGCCACGGGCAAGCCTCCGAAGAAGAAGGGCTTCGGCTGCTTCGGCGCTTGACGAGTCTGAGAGAAGGATGGAGAAGACTCCCTGAACCAGAAGCATCTGTTCCCTGTTCCTGTGTTCTCTTGCTTGTGTTTGCTTCGCAGAGAAAGCATTCAGGTGTGTTGTGACCCAGCGTGTTTGTGTGACCGAGTTTAATGTTCCCTCCACCTGTATTCTTGAAACATCTGTTAGCTTTGATTGCAATCAAGTAGATGCGTGTTGTCAAGCACTTTTACAACCCATTTCTAACCAAATATGCAACGCGTCTACATGAAGCAGTATCAATCAGACGCAAAGCATGAGAAACTTCATTTAGAGAAGATGGAAGTCCACACATGAACTGTTAACCGACAAGTGTAATCATTCCAGTTCTATACTAACGGGATAttaaaactcactcaaaacacatacgacaacaacaataaaataCATATTTCATCCGAGCTTAGAACTCTCCACTTTTTCATCCGAGCTTAGAACTGACGGTGCTGTCAAAAGGCATGtaatttgaaaattaaaaaaaacaaaacaaaataaatgaCAATAAAAGCGCAAAATCAGACCTTTTATTGTTCCTGCAAAATTATTCTATCAATCCCTCAAGCATCAAACATTAAAGAACACTGATGACACCAACAAGAGAAACAGATGCCCACCACTATTTTGATGAACtaataagaaagaaagaataaatctCTTGAATTACCTGAAACATGTGCTAGATGGCATTATACACAAGTCTAGCATGAATAACTGCCTCAACTTCAACTGTTACCGGCACCAACTGTTACTTGTATGGGCAATCCCAAAGTATCTTCGACCTTTTCTTTCAGGTCCATCAAGCGGATGACAACAGCAATTTCATCCTTATCTCCCTTCTCAATTTCTTTACCTTTTCTCCGTCTGAACCATTTGCGATCTCTCCCTTCAGTTCCTCTATCTTCCATGCTAAACTTGCTTTCTCTACTGCCTTCTCTATTTCCTTCCGTACCACTGCATTTGCTTTTGTTAACTCCACctctgttggggatggaggagcaaggaaacgataaaaatagaatattatgatgtaattaaaaaaaatcttttcgaTCAAGAAAACTGAACCGACatagtatttaaaacaagaggattgacataaaacacttacaagatattcccaagtgtTTTTGATTTTGTCTTGCTTCATAAACTATGGTCTTATTTATTGGACTTAGTTGTAACTATCTTATTCCACCATGTCATTCATGATTGAGTAAGTTAtaggaactaccctataacttctagatcatgggtCACCTCTTGAAACATGCCTAAAACTACCTAGAACATAGTAACTACCTAGATAGCTACCATGAATCAATtttcaacactcccccttgatt comes from Musa acuminata AAA Group cultivar baxijiao chromosome BXJ3-3, Cavendish_Baxijiao_AAA, whole genome shotgun sequence and encodes:
- the LOC135632252 gene encoding remorin-like, which translates into the protein MKNEVQLTLAAAEKVESSTEVALVEKSPSHQKSSRKPSDRDLELARVESEKNLSFIKAWEDSEKTKADNKAQKKKSSITSWENSKKASLQSQLQKIEQNLENKKAETKEKIKNKIAMVHKAAEEKRAMVEAKRGEELLKVEEAAAKYRATGKPPKKKGFGCFGA